Below is a genomic region from Syngnathus acus chromosome 20, fSynAcu1.2, whole genome shotgun sequence.
ACAAAGAATCCACACCCAAGCACCAGAAGGAGAACGAAGGGTAAGTGACCTGCATGTCAAAAACTAGCTATGGCAACcctaatatacatatatattcatttattttagttcCAGGACACCCAAGTTTCGTAAAACAGTTATGATTCCAACACCGAGGACGCCGACGCCCTTCAAGAACGCTTTGGCAGCGCAAGAGAAAATGCACGGCCCGCTAAAGCTGGAAGTGAGAgtcacaaacataaaaaataaacaaataaaagtttttCAGAACTAATTGAAGGCGTTTTTTTCTCAGCCGCAGCCGTTAGCGTTTCTGGAAGAAGACATTCGTGAGGTTCTGAAGCAGGAGACCGGGGCTGACATCTTTAACAGGGCAGCCATCTTGCAATCCGACTACCGAgagtggaaagaaaatgtacaCACCAGCACTCGgaggagacacacacacacgctacaTCTGCGGAATTCTGTCCTCATGTGTGTCGTCATTGCAGGTAGACGCTCCAGCTCGAAAAGTCCGCAAGGCCCTGGTGCTGGACCCCTGGGGGAAAGACTGCCTGAGTCGCCAGCTGTTCCAAGATCGGCTCAATGATGCACAAGTCCGTCCTAAGCTCATCCATTCTGCTTTTATGCGCACTTTATAAAGTTTTGGAATTTATTGGTGTGCTCCAGGTTCCGGATGAGAGTCTCTTGTCCGGCTCCTCCCTGAGCTCCTCAACCCCCGAACAGCAGCTgcaggaggaggcgggggaggAGGACGAATGCGGAAACCCTATGACAGAGCTGAAGGAGACACCTTCGCCAGTGGCCCAGCACCTTCGTCGCTTCATCGAGAAGAAACCCCACAGGGGGGCCAAACAGGTGCTCATGTGGGGAAGTCGGACGGTTtttgatgatttaaaaaaacatcggGCCTCATACAGTACTCAAAATTCTCAGCCTCTCTGCCGTTGAGTAAAatacagggatgagaatcttccgcggatccgcggatttctgtgtttttttccatcaggagtatcattttcgtgaatcgtgtagatccgttgagaatttttttttatatggggGGGAGCGGCTAGCAGCAGTATTGCGACAACAGCCGCCTTATtctcggcagcattttggcgctactttcgtcacatcatttgcctaCTCATTTGCCTAATCAGCAAACGTTTTAGCCAGCATGGCGAaagttttagagaaaaaagacgaggatcgtgccagggaaatagacaagtcgaacgggatcaggaactgcttcagatAGGCATGGttcgagagcagcgtcatcttacaactcggaacacagtCCGTAACCACCTGCCTGAAGGAACATATCCGTAAATTAGATGTCCCGGGGTAGGTTTTGTGCATTCTTTGTCAAGATGTGATAAGCTATGGAGGTCGCGGCGCTTCGAACATTAAGgagcacatcaaaacaaaaaaacacaaaggtacgtttttacttttacaagcaTGTGGGTAACATGATGTTACATGTAAGCTAATGTTAGGCTATTGTCATGATATCGTGAAAGAATAAATCTTcaaagatagatagatagatagatagatagatagatagatagatagatagatagatagatagatagatagatagatagatagatagatagcaggaatatttttttaacaaaactgttgaaattgagtgatgaaattaatggttttggggttgctatactgccaaaatccaggagtttccagggagctttgccccctgagccccctctggggcgttgcccctggccccctgcggccCCCAATGGGGTCCTGTGGCCCCCAATAGGGGCCTGTGGCCCCCTGCAGCCCCTGGCTACTTTtcagtggttttttttcatttgtcgtTCTCATCCCTGAAAATATGTCGTCCGAACTCGTTCCCCAGGTGAGCGAGTGGGAAGCGGTGGTCTATGGCAAGACACAGGACCAGCTGACCTTGACGGAGCAGGCCCGCCAGTACCTGAACCAGTACCCGTCGGCCAGCGGCCCCACACCCAGGGCTCTTGTACTATAAGGACACCATcgaccccccacacacacacacaatgaaggAATCCAGCGCAATAAATGTGAGGACACTAACCGCCTTTCAACAGAGAGCCTGCAAATTTGCTTCTGTAAGAGAAGATAAGGCATCAAGGCGGGATGTTGCAACTGcataattttctttattttttttggcggAGAATTTTTTTATGGTTTGAGGGCAATGTGGATAGcatttgtgattgtttttAGTTTCTAACAAACGTCCCCTGGTCCACAGCCGAGTTGAATGTATTTCATTGTAACGGGAAGGGTACTTTGATGTTGAGgttgtgtttgtatttatttttattattattattatggctTAGATATTAATATAAATCAGACAACCACAGAGTGAGTAGTTCAACTAAAAGGAAAAACGTTTGGCATACGGACAGCGTTTGCTCGAAGCAGGCTGCggctgttatttatttactaatttatttattttgcgttTTTTAAAGAGCGACTATGGAAATAATTTTTATCATCACAATCAACCTGTAGGATAACTATGACTTGCTAGCAGCACCTGGCCAATCATTATTTAGCTGCGTTTTTTTACTTAGGTGTTCATAAACATATTCTGACCTCTAATCATAGAcaaattgcacttttttttttaaactgaaattatttagttttgtttgtgaacgtgtagttttttgtgtgttatttTGAATCTTTCCTAATTCAATGCTGACGTGAAATGCTGTTTGGTTGAAATGATAATTGGATGTacaaagtattttttaaaacatcctAAAAAATGGATTCATTGATACCCATACTCAATACTCAAAAGTGTCCCGATACTACACAGCAAAACCACCCATTTCGGCTTTAAAGCAAAACTACACGATTTTATTGTCATCTAATCTGGATTATCCTGTATTACAAGTGAGAATAAGAAGGGAATCTTGTCAGGGAGCTCAAGTGGAAAGATTAAGAGAGTCTATGTATATACATTGTGTTTTGCTGAAAATTTGAGTTAGAGCAATGGAGTGCATataaatggtaaaaaaaaggcaatagAAGCAATACtactgtatttgtgtgtaaCGCTGGCTGTACTTTGtaacaattatttttagcTGAGGTATGAAAGCTGCCCATTTCTACCCTGCTCTGCATTTGggacaaataaatgcaatttatatttaaatatagtATTTGGGGTTTTATTGTAGCAAGTGGAATGTAGTGCCATGTAATGACTTCAAGTATTGTTACCTCATTAAAAGAtatttccaaataaaatatgtatgcATTAAAACTACTTTGAAAAGTACTGAAAGATAAATCATGACAACTTTTAATGTTTAGCAAAATGCTATATTCTCCAATAAAGTTTAAAAGTAAATGTAGTGCTAATGACATGAATGCTAGTTTTGCTAGCCTTATGTTGCCCATCAACTGTTAGCATGAAGCTTGCAGACTTTCAGGctaatattttgatttcaactgattgaaacaaaacaattcatcCACTTGGGTTGTTACATGACCTCAGGGACAGGGGAGTGGGTGCGGGGGTCCGCGCTGGGGCACGAGCCCCCTCGGCCAGAACAACAGGCCCCTCCCCTTTACAGGGGTCAGCTGCCAGGCCTGAAGAGGCCCACTCAGCCGTGACTTAATGCCCCTCGTGGGCCTCTTTTGTCTTACACATTCACTCAATTGGCCACCAAATGGAGGGAGAATGGAGCCACTGGCCTTATGCTACACACGCACATAATTGCACGCCATGTCCTCTTCAGAAATGCACTGTACAAGAGGCGACCCCGGTAAAGATGCGGCGCAGTTGCTGTCCTACCTgcagttttcttttaaatattttcctactttactttttttgccTTACAGTTCAAGAACATAAAATGGCATCTTTAAATGTCTCTTAAAAAAAGTGGTCattctggtgtgtgtgtgtgcgtgtgtgtgcacttcAACACACCCACCTGCCTATCAgtccgcgcacacacacacactttgcctTTGTGAGCGCTAGACACCAGATGGCAGCCCATTATCAGGCTGACGGAGCAGTCATCTGGCAGGCATCTCGCTCCCCCACTCGCCACCAAtcgtccctccctccatctcaACACACTTTTGGCGGGAGAGTCCAAATGATAATTTGTATGCATATGTGTGTACTTGTGAAGCCACCCCCTCACCTCAATTAAATATATAGGTCACGGTTTGTGTCATCGTCATGTGACCTCCTCCACTCCCTTAGTACCAGTGCGTCATAATGAGTTACCATGGCGATCATCACGTAAAAAATGACAACGTTTGTCTTGAAAAGTACAACGAAGTGTTTTACTATGCCTTCCAAGCCAGTAGAGGGCGGTAGCAATTATTTTCCAGTTTTGACTTTTGGCCCAAGAAGTAGCTACATCATCAAAAGTTGCCCGTGGACATAATTGAAGCCGAAAATGGGCAGACATGCGTTGTTTGGACAGgtagagttgttgtttttacgaATCTAAGTGGAAAGAGGGTCACGTTTTCTCAATTCTAAGAGGAAATAGGCCATTTAAAAAACCAGAGGAGCCTGTACCTGCATTCAACACAGACGGAATGGAGGACATTATCACGTTTGCTGTGTCCCTTTCATATCTGGTCAATTATTGTGGCCATTTGACTGAACTTAAATTCTGTTTTGAACTGTCGAGTAACTGGTTAGGATTTGTggaacttttgttttgaaatgttgcatACTTTAGTTTTGAGTTCGTTAGCATTATTGTTTGTGGTATTTTCCTCGGGTATTCTAGAACAGGGATTATCAACCTGTTGTCCGCTGCCCTCCAGTGGTCCCTGGGGGTATTGCAGGTAGTCCGCAAAATTGGATGGAAAATAATGGATTATTTagacttgttttattttccagctaattttgtgaatcatattcccatccaaattatgtcaaatgtagatGGGAttccaaaatagacatacagatgcaaataaataccgTGTTTAGGTCTATCCTCCttcagtgcaaaataaaataatattccaccaaagcagtggtccctgATTTGCTTCTTGGTTGTAATGGTGGTCCCTTGACCAAAACCAGGTTCTGGGTACTTTTGCAAACGTTCTCTTTCTGTTCCCATATTTCAGGATACCTTTAGTCCCGGTATCCAAAACATCCATTGCATTCCCACCAACAGACCTTGGAATTTATGGTACTGAGTACTTTCGTTTCTGCCCCCTTTAATTTCTTATCTTAACATGGctgcatgcaaaaaaagacttttttggttattgaggaaaaacagcATATAAACATATCAATGGGAAACTGCTTATAAATGTGAGGTGGTCTTTGTTTAGTCCCCCTCAAAGGCCCCGTTGGTGGCTCCCTGACATTCGCTCTTCCTGCGATACTTCGACAGCATTCTGTGCAGCAGGCCGGGGGAGCGCTGCATCTGAGGGGTGCCATGGGGGCTGCGTGGGGCCGATGGGGGCGGGGGCCTCCGCAGAAGGGTGGGGGCCTCGCCGGTGTCCGCTTCCCCTCCTGAGCGGCTCGCACTTCTGAGTGCCTGCAGAACGGGACCGCTGGCCGACAGATGAAAGGATAGTAGTGAATTAGGGTGGATGAATTGCATGATAGGATAGTGTGTCCTACCTGGCACTGTTGCGCCGTAGGCGTCGGCTGTCACCTTCCGAGAATGAGGCGGCTCGCTGGGATgagcttctcctcctcctcattggAGTTTTGGTTGCCAAGTTTTCCTGAAAAACAGGGAAATTTCAACATTCTAACAAAATATTAATTCTaatgtaaaaaattaaaattaatatcattgtatttaattttaacGTGAAATACACTGATCTTCATAAATGCCGCGAGTTTCATGCAAACACACTTTGTGAAACACCATTGACaaggtcacaaaaaaaaaagattgatgtCACAAGCGACCTTTCCGAGCTCCAGGACACAAGATCCAGGGAAATATCCCTGCTGGCCGTTCTGCAGGCGCCCGAACCAGCGACCAGAGCAGTCCTGGGACAAAACCACGATGACGTCACCAGCGGCCAGCTCCAGCTCGTCAGGCCAGTGGGGGCTGTAGCTGTGCACCACCACCATCTAGTGGACACAAGGAGAATCACATTGTTTGGATAGAACATACTGTATTCCATTGGATATACAgtactgtatatataatacagtatctcacaaaagtgagtacacccctctcatgtctgcaatgttttaattatatattgtaatgggacaacactgaagaaatgacactttgaaaCAATGTTAAGTAGTCACTAGAGATTGGATAGCaaagtaaatgtattgttacatcaaagtaactcaaaatacaacaatgaatgtgtaaaatgctggcaacaaaagtgagtacaccccaactgaaaatgtcaaaattggacccaaatgtcaatattttgtgtggccaccattattttccagcacCGCCGTAACCCTTTTAGGCATGGAGTTCACCAGAGCTTCACAGGTCGCCGCTGGAATCCTCTTCCACTCAtccatgatgaca
It encodes:
- the si:dkey-97a13.12 gene encoding vexin: MQRIYMHSHHEHLEVFTTVLAPQGRHSYGGNDVKMVVVHSYSPHWPDELELAAGDVIVVLSQDCSGRWFGRLQNGQQGYFPGSCVLELGKENLATKTPMRRRRSSSQRAASFSEGDSRRLRRNSASGPVLQALRSASRSGGEADTGEAPTLLRRPPPPSAPRSPHGTPQMQRSPGLLHRMLSKYRRKSECQGATNGAFEGD